A part of Candidatus Methylomirabilota bacterium genomic DNA contains:
- a CDS encoding lytic transglycosylase domain-containing protein has product MLRALVISSLLLLSALPTEAAGSSLYRWEDGEGVAHFTNAPTDGRFRRLGALSSGTAQGWLRLPEAVRTHYGDEIREMATRHGVAPDLVEAVIRVESAFNPRAVSNKGAQGLMQLMPRTASALGVRNAFDPRENIEGGVRHLRYLLDRYPGNTALALAAYNAGEKAVDNYGGVPPYAETQQYVQKILGTGGWSGTRSVRTIIFRYTESDGTVTYSNVPRGTAGPSFR; this is encoded by the coding sequence GTGCTCCGCGCCCTCGTGATCTCCTCACTGCTGCTCCTCTCCGCCCTCCCCACCGAGGCGGCGGGCTCCTCTCTCTATCGCTGGGAGGACGGCGAGGGCGTGGCCCACTTCACCAATGCGCCCACGGACGGCCGCTTCCGCCGCCTCGGCGCGCTCTCCTCAGGTACCGCGCAGGGCTGGCTGCGGCTCCCCGAGGCCGTGCGCACGCACTATGGCGACGAGATCCGCGAGATGGCGACGCGCCACGGTGTCGCGCCCGACCTGGTCGAGGCGGTGATCCGGGTCGAGTCGGCCTTCAACCCTCGGGCCGTGTCGAACAAGGGCGCCCAGGGGCTGATGCAGCTCATGCCGCGCACCGCCTCCGCGCTCGGGGTGCGCAATGCCTTCGATCCGCGCGAGAACATCGAGGGCGGCGTGCGTCACCTGCGCTATCTGCTCGACCGGTACCCGGGGAATACGGCCCTGGCCCTGGCCGCCTACAATGCGGGCGAGAAGGCGGTGGACAACTACGGCGGCGTCCCGCCATATGCCGAGACCCAGCAATACGTGCAGAAGATCCTCGGCACGGGTGGCTGGTCGGGAACGCGGTCGGTGCGGACCATCATCTTCCGTTACACGGAGTCAGACGGGACGGTCACCTACAGCAATGTCCCGAGGGGAACAGCAGGTCCGAGCTTTCGCTAG